Proteins found in one Bacillus subtilis subsp. subtilis str. 168 genomic segment:
- the yxiG gene encoding hypothetical protein (Evidence 4: Unknown function but conserved in other organisms), whose translation MTMYQTINEWVDYIDKGCSVLHLDFNVFKKELSLDIKVFEDEGEYTHKISFQNVASAYYSADVGDMRLEKIDPEEYNWQVFEMSYHPEGIGNLSNSIIPEYQSNANFLIDMNRMLIAIEAETVRFDDQSFYAYQLNTK comes from the coding sequence ATGACAATGTATCAAACGATTAATGAATGGGTTGATTATATAGATAAGGGGTGCAGTGTCCTTCATTTAGATTTTAATGTGTTTAAAAAAGAACTCTCACTTGATATTAAGGTTTTTGAAGATGAAGGTGAATATACGCATAAAATTTCATTTCAAAATGTGGCATCCGCTTATTATAGTGCAGATGTTGGCGACATGAGATTGGAAAAAATAGATCCGGAAGAATACAATTGGCAAGTATTTGAGATGAGTTATCATCCAGAAGGAATCGGGAATCTATCAAATTCTATAATTCCGGAGTATCAATCAAATGCTAACTTTCTTATTGACATGAACAGAATGCTGATTGCTATAGAAGCTGAAACAGTTCGCTTTGATGATCAATCGTTTTATGCATACCAATTAAACACTAAATGA
- the yxiH gene encoding hypothetical protein (Evidence 4: Unknown function but conserved in other organisms), with amino-acid sequence MKKLKLNKIINENTQDCFFHADPQGRVYIGKGLKGGITITIYDPSGDVRDFRVKEQISYSDILLFQQCADGYVFVYYESYEPKVKVFSEEGRVKSVFHLPSGVSCCLLD; translated from the coding sequence ATGAAAAAATTAAAATTGAATAAAATCATCAACGAGAACACCCAAGATTGTTTTTTCCATGCTGATCCACAGGGGCGTGTCTACATTGGAAAAGGGTTGAAAGGTGGTATCACCATTACAATCTATGATCCTTCCGGTGATGTTCGGGATTTTAGAGTGAAAGAGCAGATTTCATACAGTGATATTCTGCTCTTTCAACAATGTGCAGATGGCTATGTCTTCGTTTATTACGAATCGTACGAGCCGAAGGTAAAGGTTTTTTCAGAAGAGGGAAGGGTGAAAAGTGTTTTTCACTTGCCTTCAGGGGTTTCCTGCTGTCTTTTGGATTAG
- the deaD gene encoding ATP-dependent RNA helicase for 23S ribosomal RNA maturation (Evidence 1a: Function from experimental evidences in the studied strain; PubMedId: 10481020, 16118224, 16611943, 17142894, 17229151, 17951299, 19839642, 20691700, 26755693; Product type e: enzyme): MSHFKNYQISHDILRALEGLGYTEPTKVQQSVIPAALERKDLVVKSQTGSGKTASFGIPLCELANWDENKPQALILTPTRELAVQVKEDITNIGRFKRIKATAVFGKSSFDKQKAELKQKSHIVVGTPGRVLDHIEKGTLPLDRLSYLVIDEADEMLNMGFIEQVEAIIKHLPTERTTMLFSATLPQDIEKLSRQYMQNPEHIEVKAAGLTTRNIEHAVIQVREENKFSLLKDVLMTENPDSCIIFCRTKEHVNQLTDELDDLGYPCDKIHGGMIQEDRFDVMNEFKRGEYRYLVATDVAARGIDIENISLVINYDLPLEKESYVHRTGRTGRAGNKGKAISFVTAFEKRFLADIEEYIGFEIQKIEAPSQEEVARKKPEFLAKLNDRPESKKDKSEELNKDIMKLYFNGGKKKKIRAVDFVGTIAKIDGVSADDIGIITIMDNASYVEILNGKGPHVLKVMKNTTVKGKQLKVNKANK, encoded by the coding sequence ATGAGTCATTTTAAAAACTATCAAATCAGTCATGACATTTTACGAGCATTGGAAGGACTGGGATATACAGAACCGACCAAGGTGCAGCAGAGTGTGATCCCCGCTGCCCTTGAACGAAAGGATCTTGTCGTCAAATCACAGACAGGAAGCGGGAAAACGGCTTCGTTCGGGATTCCTCTCTGTGAGCTGGCGAATTGGGATGAAAACAAGCCGCAGGCGCTTATTTTAACACCGACCCGTGAGCTTGCGGTGCAAGTAAAGGAAGATATCACGAACATCGGACGATTTAAACGGATCAAAGCGACAGCCGTATTTGGAAAATCCTCCTTTGATAAACAAAAAGCTGAGCTTAAGCAAAAAAGCCACATTGTTGTCGGCACGCCGGGACGTGTTCTGGATCATATCGAAAAAGGCACGCTGCCGTTGGATCGTCTCTCTTATTTGGTCATTGATGAAGCGGATGAGATGCTGAATATGGGCTTCATTGAGCAGGTGGAGGCGATTATCAAGCATCTGCCGACTGAGCGTACGACGATGCTGTTTTCAGCGACGCTTCCGCAGGATATCGAGAAGCTGAGCCGTCAATATATGCAAAACCCCGAGCATATCGAGGTCAAAGCGGCCGGCCTAACCACAAGAAATATTGAACATGCGGTGATTCAAGTAAGAGAAGAGAATAAGTTTTCATTGCTGAAAGATGTGCTGATGACGGAGAATCCCGACAGCTGCATCATTTTCTGCCGAACGAAGGAGCACGTCAATCAGCTGACCGATGAATTGGATGACTTGGGATATCCATGCGATAAAATTCACGGCGGAATGATTCAGGAAGACCGATTCGACGTCATGAATGAATTTAAACGTGGCGAGTACCGTTACTTAGTGGCGACGGATGTCGCCGCGCGCGGGATTGATATTGAAAATATCTCCCTTGTCATCAACTATGATCTGCCGCTTGAAAAAGAAAGCTATGTCCACCGCACGGGCCGAACGGGACGCGCAGGGAACAAAGGAAAGGCCATTTCGTTTGTCACGGCCTTCGAAAAACGGTTTTTAGCCGACATTGAAGAATATATCGGATTTGAAATCCAAAAAATAGAAGCACCTTCTCAAGAGGAAGTGGCAAGGAAGAAACCAGAATTTCTAGCTAAACTGAATGACCGTCCGGAAAGCAAAAAGGACAAAAGCGAAGAGCTGAATAAAGACATTATGAAGCTGTATTTTAACGGCGGAAAGAAAAAGAAAATCAGAGCCGTTGATTTTGTAGGAACGATTGCCAAAATTGACGGTGTGTCAGCTGACGACATCGGCATCATCACGATCATGGATAACGCCTCATACGTTGAGATTTTAAATGGTAAAGGCCCTCATGTTCTCAAAGTGATGAAGAACACAACCGTCAAAGGGAAACAGCTGAAGGTGAATAAAGCGAATAAATGA
- the yxzC gene encoding putative nucleic acid binding protein (Evidence 3: Putative function from multiple computational evidences; Product type f: factor), translating into MVDWKPFGTYLLRKKLQYLNISTVLCILIKNHLVLEYVVIKLSETNLIECINKIKSVLNGQTTREEVSDWAGTYVYADDPEVEDDRVWDMLILLSGIDLKDSSETYLHSTDDLNDWIKQYTE; encoded by the coding sequence TTGGTAGATTGGAAACCTTTTGGAACATATCTTTTACGGAAAAAGCTTCAATATCTAAATATCAGTACGGTGCTTTGCATACTAATAAAAAATCATTTAGTACTTGAATACGTGGTGATCAAATTGAGCGAGACAAATCTAATAGAATGCATAAATAAAATCAAAAGTGTCTTAAATGGACAAACAACAAGAGAAGAAGTGTCGGATTGGGCTGGAACTTATGTTTATGCGGATGACCCCGAAGTAGAAGACGATAGAGTCTGGGATATGTTAATCCTTCTAAGTGGGATTGATTTGAAAGATTCATCAGAAACTTATTTGCATTCAACAGATGATTTAAATGATTGGATCAAACAATATACGGAGTAA
- the yxzG gene encoding putative nucleic acid binding protein (Evidence 3: Putative function from multiple computational evidences; Product type f: factor) gives MWCFTLDGQQKEIHIDRKLEEMDAPAVDDCYGLAEKNGLIYMLYYGDAVIAAFDETVVRRVWILSDKEPDSEAFDQLAISEEGFLVGTFNCYSADLKSSLYLISADVSQEMEEITCCDSNGEGLDVQQLKLTSYAVYAVASSGVYKQDIQ, from the coding sequence GTGTGGTGTTTTACGTTAGATGGTCAGCAGAAGGAAATACACATTGATAGAAAGCTTGAAGAAATGGATGCGCCTGCTGTAGATGATTGTTATGGACTTGCAGAAAAAAACGGCTTGATTTATATGCTGTATTACGGAGATGCAGTCATTGCCGCATTTGATGAAACGGTCGTGAGACGGGTGTGGATTCTGTCGGATAAAGAGCCGGACTCAGAAGCATTTGATCAGCTCGCGATATCCGAAGAAGGTTTTTTGGTTGGGACGTTCAATTGTTACAGTGCAGACCTTAAGTCGTCTCTTTATTTGATTTCTGCCGATGTGAGTCAAGAGATGGAAGAGATAACATGCTGTGATTCGAACGGTGAAGGCCTAGATGTTCAACAGCTGAAACTGACAAGTTACGCTGTTTACGCAGTGGCCTCTTCTGGTGTTTATAAGCAGGATATCCAATAA
- the yxiM gene encoding esterase (lipoprotein) (Evidence 1c: Function from experimental evidences in the studied genus; PubMedId: 10746760, 25394512; Product type e: enzyme), with the protein MKKWMAAVFVMMLMLCFGGIENVKAAEPKVYQFDFGSGSMEPGYIGVRASDRYDRSKGYGFQTPENMRDVAASGAGVKSDAVQFLAYGTKSNNTFNVDLPNGLYEVKVTLGNTARASVAAEGVFQVINMTGDGAEDTFQIPVTDGQLNLLVTEGKAGTAFTLSALKIKKLSDQPVTNRTIYVGGDSTVCNYYPLNSSKQAGWGQMLPHYIDKHTFQVRNMASGGQIARGFRNDGQLEAILKYIKPGDYFMLQLGINDTNPKHKESEAEFKEVMRDMIRQVKAKGADVILSTPQGRATDFTSEGIHSSVNRWYRASILALAEEEKTYLIDLNVLSSAYFTSIGPERTLGLYMDGDTLHPNRAGADALARLAVQELKRQGIAGF; encoded by the coding sequence ATGAAAAAATGGATGGCAGCGGTTTTTGTGATGATGCTGATGCTGTGTTTTGGCGGGATTGAGAATGTGAAGGCGGCGGAGCCGAAGGTGTATCAGTTTGACTTTGGAAGCGGTTCGATGGAGCCTGGTTATATTGGTGTCAGGGCGTCTGATCGGTATGACCGGTCAAAGGGCTACGGTTTTCAAACACCGGAGAATATGAGGGATGTGGCGGCATCCGGGGCTGGTGTGAAGAGTGATGCGGTTCAGTTTTTAGCGTATGGGACGAAAAGCAATAACACGTTTAATGTTGATCTCCCGAATGGCCTTTATGAGGTGAAGGTGACGCTTGGCAATACGGCAAGGGCCAGTGTGGCAGCGGAGGGCGTGTTTCAGGTCATCAATATGACAGGGGATGGCGCGGAGGATACGTTCCAAATTCCCGTCACCGACGGGCAGCTGAATCTGCTGGTGACAGAGGGAAAGGCAGGCACCGCTTTTACGCTCAGCGCCTTGAAAATAAAGAAATTGTCTGATCAGCCGGTAACGAATCGAACCATTTATGTCGGCGGCGACTCGACGGTGTGCAATTATTATCCGCTCAACAGCAGCAAGCAGGCGGGCTGGGGGCAGATGCTGCCTCACTATATCGATAAACACACCTTTCAAGTGAGAAACATGGCGTCTGGCGGGCAGATCGCGAGAGGGTTCAGAAATGATGGACAGCTTGAGGCGATTCTGAAGTATATTAAACCCGGAGATTATTTTATGTTGCAGCTTGGCATTAATGACACAAATCCGAAGCATAAAGAATCTGAAGCGGAGTTTAAAGAGGTGATGCGTGATATGATTCGTCAGGTAAAAGCGAAAGGAGCGGACGTCATCCTATCAACGCCTCAGGGCCGGGCAACCGATTTTACTTCTGAAGGCATCCATTCGTCTGTAAACAGATGGTACAGGGCCTCTATTTTAGCTTTGGCCGAAGAGGAAAAAACATATCTCATTGACTTAAATGTCCTCAGCTCGGCATACTTTACATCGATCGGTCCGGAAAGAACACTCGGGCTTTATATGGATGGAGATACGCTGCACCCGAATCGCGCGGGGGCCGACGCACTGGCGCGATTGGCTGTTCAGGAGCTAAAACGCCAGGGAATCGCTGGCTTTTAA
- the yxiK gene encoding hypothetical protein (Evidence 4: Unknown function but conserved in other organisms; Product type f: factor): protein MEITSISSIGNLDMIELKPDQTVMACELEDAESFYRFWAGLAYDRIMIQVITTGSFIEDLSEYFEGHAYKVTKLAKREFHFQSILQEADRDIADFLFLLASINDDVFLITDPQPDKSYFSEGKLQCLTDSGERIIWFEYDAVDIYMIGGESYK, encoded by the coding sequence ATGGAAATAACCTCTATAAGCAGTATTGGCAATTTGGACATGATCGAGCTTAAGCCTGACCAAACCGTTATGGCATGCGAACTTGAAGATGCAGAGTCGTTTTATCGTTTTTGGGCAGGGCTTGCCTACGATCGAATCATGATACAGGTAATAACGACTGGTTCATTTATAGAAGACCTGTCCGAGTATTTTGAAGGTCATGCTTACAAGGTGACGAAGCTGGCCAAAAGGGAATTCCATTTCCAATCCATATTACAGGAAGCAGACCGGGATATTGCAGATTTTCTCTTTCTGCTAGCTTCCATCAATGATGATGTTTTTCTGATCACTGATCCTCAACCGGATAAAAGCTATTTTTCAGAAGGGAAGCTCCAATGCCTAACGGACTCAGGCGAACGGATCATATGGTTTGAATACGATGCTGTGGACATTTATATGATTGGCGGTGAATCATATAAATAG
- the yxzJ gene encoding hypothetical protein (Evidence 4: Unknown function but conserved in other organisms): MNITQYEKLKQHLSDEDTGPFTLNEFSFYMKEDDRYIHIPVFE, encoded by the coding sequence TTGAATATCACACAATACGAGAAATTGAAACAGCATCTTTCTGATGAGGATACAGGTCCATTTACATTAAACGAGTTTTCTTTCTATATGAAAGAAGATGATCGTTATATTCATATTCCTGTGTTTGAATGA
- the yxiF gene encoding hypothetical protein (Evidence 4: Unknown function but conserved in other organisms), producing the protein MQKRLIEKLAENKRRLLMSEIKEKLVPCAERGFTYRFADLAQSRQLLELVLSNSIPANTREVDALEKTEAKQLIWKISQSYVAYDDRDVLLFHQYSSEIGALVCSFGKCLEHLDCLLECIEFDEGILNHSFILVEPKCQFGLCILHTEYGCELVYW; encoded by the coding sequence ATGCAAAAAAGATTGATCGAAAAACTCGCCGAGAATAAAAGACGTTTATTGATGAGCGAAATCAAAGAAAAACTAGTCCCTTGTGCAGAAAGAGGCTTCACTTATCGTTTTGCTGATCTGGCGCAAAGCAGGCAATTGCTTGAGCTGGTTTTATCAAATTCAATACCAGCCAACACCCGTGAGGTTGATGCCCTCGAAAAAACGGAAGCGAAACAGCTGATCTGGAAAATATCTCAGTCATATGTTGCTTACGATGACCGGGACGTTCTGCTGTTTCATCAATACAGCAGCGAAATTGGTGCGTTAGTTTGTTCTTTTGGAAAATGTCTCGAGCACCTTGACTGCTTATTGGAGTGTATTGAGTTCGATGAAGGGATTCTCAATCATAGTTTTATTTTGGTTGAGCCTAAGTGCCAGTTTGGTTTATGTATATTGCACACGGAATACGGATGTGAGCTTGTTTATTGGTAG
- the yxiI gene encoding hypothetical protein (Evidence 4: Unknown function but conserved in other organisms) gives MMNWRALSQTKQDRIWSEVNKIIKWKPGSRCHHIIPPDPYRVFDISSAMSSKAGHNDVSGVLSDLETSILKAFQLGTGKNDVMYALDWQHDGYTFSPHQAMPKDEFGEWPVPVFPNGDYYFFFHQDFSWGLLGDPWKCAITVFGEELLEAIDNDPPILFRNK, from the coding sequence ATGATGAATTGGCGCGCTTTAAGTCAGACAAAACAAGACCGCATCTGGTCAGAAGTGAACAAGATCATAAAATGGAAGCCCGGAAGCAGATGTCATCACATCATCCCGCCTGATCCATATCGAGTGTTTGATATCTCAAGCGCGATGAGCAGTAAAGCTGGTCATAATGATGTGAGCGGAGTGCTAAGTGATTTAGAGACTTCTATTTTAAAAGCATTTCAATTAGGTACTGGAAAGAACGATGTAATGTACGCACTAGATTGGCAGCATGACGGATATACCTTTAGTCCTCATCAGGCAATGCCTAAGGATGAATTTGGCGAATGGCCTGTTCCCGTATTTCCAAATGGAGACTATTATTTCTTTTTTCATCAGGACTTCTCCTGGGGACTTTTGGGAGACCCGTGGAAATGTGCAATCACTGTGTTTGGTGAAGAGCTGTTGGAGGCGATAGATAATGATCCGCCTATTCTGTTTCGAAATAAATGA
- the wapI gene encoding antitoxin of WapA tRNase (Evidence 1a: Function from experimental evidences in the studied strain; PubMedId: 1529529, 16306698, 19763274, 23572593; Product type f: factor), with amino-acid sequence MAKIKDDCIELELTPRRYQELDDDPFILSVFELLENKKAVVRDFSAVLLESEYKVLISGIETMIKGNQDSISLETIEPFLFLSIDQENGNYRIKIKIIFDDYKESKSNSNLFEINCNEEKLESFVTALKLNLENTKNPSKLP; translated from the coding sequence ATGGCCAAAATAAAAGATGATTGTATAGAACTTGAATTAACACCGAGAAGGTATCAAGAGTTGGACGATGATCCATTTATTTTATCTGTATTTGAATTGTTGGAAAATAAGAAAGCCGTCGTTCGCGATTTTTCTGCTGTTTTATTAGAAAGTGAATATAAGGTGTTGATATCTGGGATCGAAACTATGATAAAAGGAAATCAAGACAGTATCAGTTTAGAGACTATTGAACCATTCTTATTTCTTAGTATTGATCAAGAAAACGGAAATTACAGAATTAAGATTAAAATTATATTTGATGATTATAAAGAAAGTAAGTCGAACTCCAACTTGTTCGAAATTAATTGTAATGAAGAAAAGCTAGAGTCTTTTGTGACCGCTTTAAAATTAAATCTTGAAAATACAAAAAATCCTTCTAAACTTCCTTAA
- the yxiJ gene encoding hypothetical protein (Evidence 4: Unknown function but conserved in other organisms), with the protein MLQKLRKRQRELEEKQYPDELYGFEAEIYEFFMLVAGSLDYVLANKRIPRHQRRSLEKSFFELYPDILPDMIKNDKDLYHHILLYEQVRQEICVALSN; encoded by the coding sequence GTGCTTCAAAAACTGAGAAAAAGACAGCGAGAGCTTGAAGAAAAGCAGTACCCTGATGAATTGTACGGCTTTGAAGCGGAAATCTATGAGTTTTTTATGCTTGTTGCTGGCAGTTTGGATTATGTGCTGGCGAATAAAAGGATACCCCGGCATCAGCGGCGTTCGTTGGAGAAAAGCTTTTTTGAGCTGTATCCTGACATACTTCCGGATATGATCAAAAACGATAAGGATCTGTATCATCACATTCTCTTGTATGAACAAGTCAGACAAGAGATTTGCGTTGCGCTATCCAACTGA